Genomic segment of Blastopirellula marina:
ATCTCGTGAATCTCTTGCGGGGTCAGGTCGGTCGTCGTCGAGCTGCGAGCCTTGTAGGCATAATACTCGCGGCCGTTGGGCAGCGCTGCGGCCCCGATCACGTCGGCTCCGTTGGGCAGATATTCGTCTTCGACAAACGATTTCAGCTTCAGCATCGCCGGAAAGACTGCTTGGGCGATCGCTTGCTTGCCTGCTTCTCGCAGACGGTCTTGATCGGCTTGGGGAATCGATTCTGGGAAGTCGTCGAACGGTTTGAACAGCGGGCTATCGGTCGCATCCGCTTTTAGCTGGCCGCTGATTTGCTTCGGGATACTGGCCAACGGACCAGGCGGCTGCACCCAGCGGGTCTTGATCCCTTCCTTCAGCAAGTCGGTAATCTGATCGAGGAACGTTGGGAAGCTTTTCAGGCGAGCCACATAGTTCTCGTAATCTTCCACGCTATCGAACGGCATTTGCTCAGCCGTCTGCGCGAGGCTGAATTGCGGTCCATCGAGTTGGTCGAGGGCAAATAGCTCCGAAGGAAACTTCTCTCCTTCGATTTCATTATTCAGTTCGTACTCGAATAGCTCGTACGAAAGCAGGTCCTGCCCGGTGAGTTGGCTAGGATCGATCTCCTTCAGTTTTTCCAGCAGTTCGTGCGGGTGCTTCTTGCGAAGGTCGATGGCTTCGCGAGACATATCGGTCCAGCGATCGTTGCCGCGGCGATCTCCCAATGCCGTGGCCCACGTCGGGAAGTTGTCCATCCGCCATTCCCAGTCTTCGGCGAACAGAGCGTGCAATTTGGTGGCGGCTGGATTCTCGGAGGCCGGCTCGTGGCCCATTAGCAGAGACGAAGTCAGAGCAACTGTTGTCATGGTCAGCATGACAAGTCGAGCGGCGGAACTAGGCATCGAAAATCCTCGCGGTTAAGGTCGGTCAGGTCAGCCCAAGCCTCACCGGGCTGATCCGTGACTTTCCATTCTGATGCAAGCCGCGAGGCATGCCAACTACTGAAATGTATAATTTTACGAATCGTTGTCGGAAAAATACCGAGCCGTTCCCAGCGAGGCGATGGCCTCACCGATTCGGGATAGTGCGACTGCATAAGCGGCGGTTCGCATGTCGATCTTCTTCTCGACCATCCAGTTATAAATATGGTCGAACTCGCGACACATCATCTCACTTAAGCGATGCTGCACTTCGTCCAAGCTCCAGTAGAAGCCTTGCAGATTCTGGACCCACTCAAAGTAGCTGACTGTCACACCCCCAGCATTTGCCAAGATATCGGGGACGATCAAGATCTCCTTTTCGTGCAAGATTTCGTCCGCTTCGCAGGTGATTGGTCCATTGGCCACTTCGACAATCACGTTGGCCTTGATGGCATGGGCATTTTCCGCGGTGATCACTTCTTCCAAGGCGGCAGGAATGAGCACATCGACATCAAGCTCGAGCAGTTGTTCATTGGTAATCGCCTTGGCTTGGACCGTTTCACAGACCGATCCGCTACAGTAGACGGCTTGCAGGCGGCGAGATTGATTTTTGATTTGAATCAAGCTGGGAACATCAAATCCTTCCGCTTTGTAGATCCCCCCACGCGAATCACTTACGGCCACCACCTGGTAACCTTCAGCGTGTAAGAGTCGGGCGATGCTTTGTCCGGCGTTGCCAAATCCTTGCACCGCAACGCGGATTTGTGAAGGCTCCCAGTCACGCTTCTTGGCCAGTTCTTTAATGCAGTAATACGCCCCGCGCCCAGTTGCTTCATCGCGACCTTGGCTTCCGCCGAGTGGGATCGGTTTGCCTGTAATCACGGCTGGCGTGCGTTGGCGATGGATCTTCGAATACTCGTCCATCATCCAACCCATGATCATGGCGTTGGTGTACATGTCGGGGGCTGGAATGTCGGTTTCAGGGCCAATGAAATCGGCGATCTGTTCGACGAATCCGCGCGAGAGACGCTCGAGCTCTAATCGAGACAGCTCTTTCGCGTTCACACAGATGCCCCCTTTCGCGCCGCCGTACGGAATGTTCATCACGGCGCATTTAAAGGTCATCCAGAACGCCAGCGCTTTGACTTCTTCGATATCAACGTGGGGCGAGTAGCGGAGACCACCCTTGGTTGGTCCCCGCGTATCGTCGTGGCGAACGCGATAACCGGTGAACACACGCAACGAGCCATCGTCCATCCGGACCGGGACGCTGACTTGGAGGATTTGTTTAGGATGCTTCAACCGTTCGAGCGCTTCGGCATCGATGTCGGCATACTGGAAAGCTTTGTCGAGGCGAGAGATGGCGCCAGCGAAGACAGACGATGGAGTTGGGGCATTCATGCGGAGGATCCTTCGGGGCAAAAAGGAGAAGAGGCCCGCCACGCAGCGGAAAGCATTTGGCCGCTACGGTTATTGTTCCCCGTGCGGTGCAAGGAAGCAATAAGTGTGGAACTAAGGAAAGTTTACGTCACCGTCGTGATCTTGCGCGAGAGAATTGGGGAAGTTGGCAAGACCGAGCCAACCTTGGCGGTGGCGACTTCCCGCTTCATGACGCGGCGGATTACCTCCGAGTAAATCTCTTCGTGGCGAATCACATTGCGGGTGTTGTCGAACATCTCGCGGAAGCGAGCCTGACCCGCTTGGCCATACTGCGTGGCGAGATGATCATCGGACAAGACCTCGATGATTGCCTGCGACAAAGCCGGGGCGTTGTTGCTGGGGACAAGCAGCCCATTCACATCGTGAGCAACGCTTTCGACCAGCCCACCAACCTTGGTGGCGACGACCGGCTTGCCGGCTGCCATCGCTTCCGGAGGAGTCAGGCCGAAGGCTTCCTGCGTGGGACAGGCGACCAATAGATCGATTGCCCGCATCACCGATGGGATATCGTCTTGGAAGTTGAGGAAGCGGAATTCTGCTCGAAGGCCCATGCGAATGACCTGCGAGCGAACTTGCTTGATGTATATCGGACAGCGATTCCCCACGACGGCTACTTTGGCATCGGGAACCTTACGTAGCACTTCCGGCAGCGCCTTCAGCAGAAGCAGATGATTCTTCCGTGGGCAAACATCACCGACGATACCGATGAGTTTGTCGTCGGAGGTGAACCCGTTCTCCTGACGCCACGCATCACGGAGCTGCTGGCTGTTAGCTGGGATCGGAGCATGATCGATCAGAGCCCGGACCGTTTCGACGTTGCGTTTACGAACCCGGTTCCAGGTCAGTTCCATGTGGCGGGTGTGATCCGAATTGGCGATTACGTAGTCTTTGAGTGCCCAATAAGCGTGCATCTTCGTATGATGCGCGGTGGCGACCACGGGGATTTTGGTGAGAGTTTTCAGCATCAAACCAAAAATCTGGGCGCTGGTGTTGTGCGTGTGGACGATATCGATTTGTTCGGCATCGATGAACCGGGCCATTTCTCGCAAGTCATGGAGCGGCCAGCGTTTCAATCGTGATGGCTTGAAGCGAACGCCGGTCCCTTCCACTTGCTCTTGAATCCATGAATCTTCTCGCCCGACAAGCGTTACATCGTGCCCGCGTTGTGCCAGGGCGACGGCCAGTCGAAGGCACTGGATGATCGCTCCGTTGACACCGAAGCCGGAGATGATTTGGAGAATCTTCATGAACAAGTAGCGAATCTTAAGTAGGCGTTGGCTGGCCACGTTGCATGCCAGCGGCGAGTTCCGGAGGGCCTTCTTAACGAAATCACCAAATTGAGGCAAGATGAACCTGCCCGGGGGGCCCAACATCGGGAACCGGTTGTGTTAAATTACGTGGAGTTCACACCCTAGACTGATTTACGGCGAAGATAGCATCGATGGCGCATTTTTCTGGCAACGGCGGAACCGAAGGGGGCAATATGGTCATGTATTGGCCAGAGAACCTCCCTGAGAATGCGGACAAACTGCTCGACGAGGACCCGGTCTCCTTTCTTGATTCGATGTGTGAAGAGGGGAAACTCATTTGGTTGCCCAATGAAGCAGACGGCCAGTTTTCGATTTCGGTTTATCTAGACGAAGACCCCCCAGCCCCGCTGAAGGGGTTTCTCGGGGAAGAAGAGCATTACCCGGATGTCCGCGTGAAGGGAAAGACCTTTTTCGCCGGTTTAGAGTGTGTCGGCGAGGAAGAACCGAAGCTGACCGACGAGTATCAGGGCATGTTTACCCAGTTAGCCATTCCCGAAGGAATTTATCAGGGCAACGTCTATCGCACGTTCGTTCCCCCGACGTTCAGCCGCAGCTGGCTCATCGAGCGGCTTGGTGCGGGGCGCTATCGTATCCTGCACTGGCAACAGCTTCTCTCGAAGGCGTCATTCCTGGGAATTGTGGCCAGCTTGTTTGCGTTCTTCTTTTTACAGCTTCCGATTTGGTTGATGATGGTCGGGGTCGTGGCGGCCAGCTTCGTGGCGGCCGTACTGCTGGCCCGGTCCGAGGCGTGCCGAGAAGCGATCGTGGCAATTGACGAATTTACCCAACTTTACCCAGAGTTCGTCGTCGTGTTGTCGACCGCTCCGCCAGAAGCTGTCACCGAGCCAGAATCGTCGGAACTGGCGATGCCGGTTGGCTGAGCGTAAGGAACTAGCTGCGTGAAGCTGAAATGCCCCAACTGCGAGATCGATTTACCGGCCCGGCAAATGAACGTTCAGGCCGATATCGCCGTCTGCCGCGAATGCGACGAAGCGTTTCGGATCTCGACGCTGCTCGGCACCGAGCCGGTCACGATTCGTAACGCCGGCTGGGTAAGCAACGTTCCTGATTCGTTCGATATCAACCAGCCTCCTTCTGGAATCAGTTACGACAACCATGGCATGGGCTGGCGGATTGCCTCGACCACACGCAATGCGATGGCGTTCTTCCTGGTTCCATTCATGTGCGTTTGGTCAGGCTTTTCGCTGGGGGGAATCTACGGAACGCAGATCGCCAAAGGGGAGTTCGAGTTGATACAGTCGTTGTTCGGCATACCCTTTGTGTTGGGAACCCTGCTGTTCGGTTCGCTTGCCCTGCTGAGCGTTGCCGGTCGGACCGTGATTCGGAGCGACGAAATGGACCACGACGCGGGCAGCATCTTTCTTGGCGTCGGCCCGATCGGTTGGACGACTCGCTTCCGCTGGTCCGACGTCGTGCGGATTGAAGAAAGTTATGCCTCCGGCAAGCGAGGCAACCAATCGAAGCAGTTGACGCTGGTCCGAGACAAAGGGGATATCCACTTCGGTTCGATGCTTTCGGAGGCTCGGCGACGCTATGTGCTGCACGCCTTGCGACAGCTGACCACTAGTCGGTCGTATTGATCATGAAGTTAACCTGCCCATCATGTGATACCCGCTTACGCTTCCATAAGATGGACATCGACGCCGACGAAGCGGTCTGTTCGAAGTGTGGTGAGCGAAGTTCAATCTCGGAACAGCTCGGGCATGAAGCGCCGGTTCGAAAGGCGATGATGGTGCCTGATTCGTTCGACCTTCGCCAAACTCCCTCTGGCGTCTCGTTTGAAAACGAGGGCCTCGGCTGGCGGATCACGGCCACCATTCGCAGTGGGATTGGCTACTTTTTGTTCCTCTTCGCGATAATCTTCGGCATCGCTGCCGTTTTGATCGTATTCGTGCCACAGATCAATGCAGGGAAGTTCGACTTGATGGAGTCGCTGTTTGGGATTCCTTTCGTGGGAGCCTCGCTATTGATGGGAACGATTTCCCTATTCTTGCTGTTCGGGGAGACGAAGGTTGAAGCGGACCAGCGCGATCCGGACGTGGGTCGAATCTTTGTTGGCCTCGGGTCGCTGGGGTGGTCACGGAATGTTCGCTGGTCGGAAGTCACTCAGATTGAAGAAACCGACTCCGGTGGAACGGTCAACGATCGCCCAATCATGCAAATCACCTTGCATCGCGACCAAGGAGACATCCACTTCGGGGCACTTCTTTCCAAGCCGCGACTTCATTACGTGATGTATGCCCTGACCCAGTTGGTCACGCTTTCGCCTGTCGACCGCTGAATGCGGAATCCGCGTCGACCTATCTGTGCGTGCTGATCGATCGGCGCAAACGCCGGCCCAATGGTAGGGATCGTAACGATTGTTTCTTGCGTGAACCATGCAAGTCGGCGTCTCTTGCGGCAATGTCTCTTTGGGATTCCGCTCGCTCTTGCCATGTTGAGAGTGAACCGACTGGATTTGCTAGTTATGCCAATTAGTCCGACTTGTGAGGGGGCAGGTGCTAGTTGCGGTTAGGTTCAAGGGATGGGGGAAGCGGTTGCTTCGTCGCGTCGAAAGAGGAGTAGAAACGAGCAGGTTGATCCTTTCCCATCAGAGGGTGATTCCCGAAGTTTCTCACTTCTTCAGGTCGCAAGCACGCACTTTGGTCAATTTGAGAATGACGGTGTCACGATCAAGAAGGCATGAAAACTGCTGCTAACAGTCGGACGAATCATCTCTTTGATCGACTGCTTACCCTTCGGTGAATCGTTTCTCGACGGGAGAACTTCCGGATATGCAAGATGACGGCGACAGGCCGAAGCGAATATCGGGACGCTGGCGAAAGGTAGCAAGGTCGTTTCGCATCGACGATGCGCCGGACGGCATTTGGTACCAACGGAACGGCCCCCGGTGGCAAGTCGAAGCGGCAACGCGAAGTCCGCTGGCGTCGGTTCTCGTCTTGTTTCTCGCGGCTTGGTTGGCGGTCGCCACGAAGATTACCTGGAACGCTCTGTTCGATGACGATACGACCGATCACGTCCAAACTTGGCTGATTGTTCTGTTTTGGCTAGCCACAATCCCGATCGCGGCTTGGACCTTCATTTCGATTTTCGGGCGTGTTGGCGTCGTGTTCGATAAGTCGACCGATTCCGGTTTCGTTTACACGGGCGTTGGTTGGCTGAAACGGAAGAGACCATTTCATGGCGCAGAAGTCATCGCGATTGAGACCTGTAAGGAAAGCATTGAAGGCAATCGTTTCAGCAAGCGAGCGATCGTCTTACGCCGCGACGCAGGCGATATTCGTCTCGGCATTTTTCTCTCGCGTCGCCGTCGCCGATTCCTTGTCAACGCACTCAATCATCTCTTACCTTAGAATGACTTGGTCTGACCTGAATACGCACCGAATGCTAGGTGGCGTGCCAGGCTTCTAACAACGCTCGGGCTGCGTGCCCGCGATGGCCGACCATGGCCGTTTGATCTTCGCTCAGTTGAGCGAGGGTTTGCTTCATGCCGGCGACTTGAAACAGGCTGTCGTAACCGAATCCGGCGGTGCCGATCGGTTTGGTGAGAATGATCCCGGGGCAGATGCCGTGGACTTCTCGCACGACGTTCCCTTCCGGATCGGCCAGGCAGAGATGACAGATGAAGCGGGCCGATCGCTCTTCCGCAGGAACGTCGTTCAACTGTTCCATCAGCTTGGCCAGGTTCATGGCCGCGGTGGCACCTTCACCGGCATAGCGGGCTGAGTGTACGCCGGGGGCTCCTTCCAATACGTCGACTTCCAGTCCGGTGTCGTCGGCCAAAACCCATCGCTTCACTTGCCTGGCGTAGCCGATCGCTTTCTTGCGAGCGTTCTCGGCCAGCGTGATGCCGTCTTCAACCACAGGCGTGAAGTCGACTACGTTTGGTAAGGCCAAGACCGGTATTCGCAGAGGGATTAGCAGCAAGCTTAGTTCGCGTACCTTGTGCGGGTTTGACGTGGCGACGACCAGTTCCTGACAGTTGGACAAGGGACGCGACATCGCAGGTTCCTCGCTAGATGATCGCCAACGGATCGCGGTCGTGCTCTAAGGTGCCGCGCGTCACACCGACACGGTTGAGCGCCTTAAGCTGGGTCCAAACTTCCTCACCGGTCACGCGGCCGGCGAGGAGTTCGCGATAAAGATCGATCACGCGAGCGATCTCCGCCGGGGGATCGTCGTTGAGCAGTTCGATCCGGAAGTTACGCACACCCAGTTCAATCAGCGGCTGGACGATTTCGGCACCACTTTGCGGCGTTTTGTTGAACAACGTGTTGCGACAACCGACGTCGGCCTTCAAGGGATGCTCGGCCCCGACACGATCGCGCAGTTTGACTTCATGCTCGTCGCAGGGGCGTCCGCAGTTTGTCTTGTTGGTACCGGGGGAGAGGACACTACAGAAGACGCAGTGCTCCATGTGAAACATCGGCATGTGCTGGTGAATGACTGGCTCGAGCAAATGTGCCGCGCAGTTTTCGGCCATGACCAAGAGTTGATCGCGATTTAAATCGTACGAAGGGGTTACACGAATGGCCCCACGCTGACGAAGCGCGTCGACGGTCAGCTCGTTGGCAGCATTGAACGAAAAGTCAGCGACGCAGGAAAGCCCTTGCTCAGTGAAGAACTTGAGACCAGAAAGGTTTCGCGCGACGATCCCATCAGGAGAATGCTTGGCCATCGCCTTGAAGATCCCCATCTCACCCGGCTTTTGAATGCGGGGCGTGACCAGCCAGATCTTCGCCCCTGCTTCCTGGGCCAAGGGAACGGCTTGCTTGTACTCGCGAATATCTTGAAAATCGGCGTAAACCGTTTTGATTCCGGTTTCGAGGACCGCTTCGAGTTGATGTAGCGAACGGGTAAGCACGATCAACTGCGGGTCGGTCGGTTCAATACGGCTTGGTGCGACTTCGGCGCGGAGCGATTCCAGAACCAGCTCTCCTTCGATCGTGCGTCCGCGACGGGCCATTGCCTGACGAGCTTCGTCAAGCTGCGTGACCAGTTCCTTGCGTAGCTTGCCAAGCAAACTTAGCGGAACCATCGGGTTGCCGGCGATCTTCGCAGTTAGTCTTTCCAGTACATAGCCGCTGCCGCCCAGCCGAGCGAACTGTTCCTGTAGCGAAGCTTCGGTCAACGGATGCTTGCGGGCTTCTTCGAGCGGCTGTTCGGTTTGCAGTGCGAACGTTCCCAAGGCATCGCTATTCACCGAGATGCGAAGAGGCTGACCGATGCGTGCCGAGGCTTCGATCGTGAGGGGAAGATCACGACCCTGTAGATCGCCGCTGAACGACTTACGCAACTCGCGAGTAAGGGCCGGATCGTCGCTCTTCCAAACTTGCAGTCCAGGTTGCAGATATTGGAAATCGACCGAGCCGCGGGGGAAGTCAACTTCGACCATGCCGCTGGCGACTTCGCCCGTGACGCGTCGTCCTTTCTGACTGATCGTGAAGACGCGCCCCCCCTGCTCTTTCCCGGCGGCGCGATCCCCTTGGAAGACAATCCCATCGCCAGCTTTCAACCGGCCGAACAGTTCCAGCTTCACGCGTTTGCGACGATCGTCGATCGCCACGATTTCGCCCACCATCACACCGCGCTTGGCGCTACTGGTCGCAGGGACGAGCATCTTGTGGTCGCATCCCTGCAACCAGCCCGGGGAGAAGCCGCGGGAAAAAGAGAGTTCCATCTCTTCGACCTGACGCGGCGTGAAGGTCACCGGTTTGCCAGCCAAGGCGGAGTCGATTGCCTGGCGGTAATGCCGCGTGATGTTGGCGACGTACTCGGGAGTTTTCAGACGACCTTCGATCTTCAGCGATACGACTCCGGCAGCTA
This window contains:
- the rdgB gene encoding RdgB/HAM1 family non-canonical purine NTP pyrophosphatase, yielding MSRPLSNCQELVVATSNPHKVRELSLLLIPLRIPVLALPNVVDFTPVVEDGITLAENARKKAIGYARQVKRWVLADDTGLEVDVLEGAPGVHSARYAGEGATAAMNLAKLMEQLNDVPAEERSARFICHLCLADPEGNVVREVHGICPGIILTKPIGTAGFGYDSLFQVAGMKQTLAQLSEDQTAMVGHRGHAARALLEAWHAT
- a CDS encoding U32 family peptidase, translated to MGDSSAAIATRPELLAPAGDWDCARAAIANGADAIYFGLETGFNARARAKNFSLDDLPQLMEMLHWHGVRGYTTVNTLTFSDELATIEPIIRRIAEAGTDAVLVQDLGLVGLIRRTAPDLPIHASTQMTMTSAECIAEIEDLAIERVVLARELSVNEISKIRQNTTMPLEAFVHGALCVAYSGQCLTSESLGGRSANRGQCAQACRLPYELICDGADIDLGDQKYLLSPQDLAAYALVPELLAAGVVSLKIEGRLKTPEYVANITRHYRQAIDSALAGKPVTFTPRQVEEMELSFSRGFSPGWLQGCDHKMLVPATSSAKRGVMVGEIVAIDDRRKRVKLELFGRLKAGDGIVFQGDRAAGKEQGGRVFTISQKGRRVTGEVASGMVEVDFPRGSVDFQYLQPGLQVWKSDDPALTRELRKSFSGDLQGRDLPLTIEASARIGQPLRISVNSDALGTFALQTEQPLEEARKHPLTEASLQEQFARLGGSGYVLERLTAKIAGNPMVPLSLLGKLRKELVTQLDEARQAMARRGRTIEGELVLESLRAEVAPSRIEPTDPQLIVLTRSLHQLEAVLETGIKTVYADFQDIREYKQAVPLAQEAGAKIWLVTPRIQKPGEMGIFKAMAKHSPDGIVARNLSGLKFFTEQGLSCVADFSFNAANELTVDALRQRGAIRVTPSYDLNRDQLLVMAENCAAHLLEPVIHQHMPMFHMEHCVFCSVLSPGTNKTNCGRPCDEHEVKLRDRVGAEHPLKADVGCRNTLFNKTPQSGAEIVQPLIELGVRNFRIELLNDDPPAEIARVIDLYRELLAGRVTGEEVWTQLKALNRVGVTRGTLEHDRDPLAII
- a CDS encoding Glu/Leu/Phe/Val family dehydrogenase, whose product is MNAPTPSSVFAGAISRLDKAFQYADIDAEALERLKHPKQILQVSVPVRMDDGSLRVFTGYRVRHDDTRGPTKGGLRYSPHVDIEEVKALAFWMTFKCAVMNIPYGGAKGGICVNAKELSRLELERLSRGFVEQIADFIGPETDIPAPDMYTNAMIMGWMMDEYSKIHRQRTPAVITGKPIPLGGSQGRDEATGRGAYYCIKELAKKRDWEPSQIRVAVQGFGNAGQSIARLLHAEGYQVVAVSDSRGGIYKAEGFDVPSLIQIKNQSRRLQAVYCSGSVCETVQAKAITNEQLLELDVDVLIPAALEEVITAENAHAIKANVIVEVANGPITCEADEILHEKEILIVPDILANAGGVTVSYFEWVQNLQGFYWSLDEVQHRLSEMMCREFDHIYNWMVEKKIDMRTAAYAVALSRIGEAIASLGTARYFSDNDS
- a CDS encoding glycosyltransferase family 4 protein; this translates as MPQFGDFVKKALRNSPLACNVASQRLLKIRYLFMKILQIISGFGVNGAIIQCLRLAVALAQRGHDVTLVGREDSWIQEQVEGTGVRFKPSRLKRWPLHDLREMARFIDAEQIDIVHTHNTSAQIFGLMLKTLTKIPVVATAHHTKMHAYWALKDYVIANSDHTRHMELTWNRVRKRNVETVRALIDHAPIPANSQQLRDAWRQENGFTSDDKLIGIVGDVCPRKNHLLLLKALPEVLRKVPDAKVAVVGNRCPIYIKQVRSQVIRMGLRAEFRFLNFQDDIPSVMRAIDLLVACPTQEAFGLTPPEAMAAGKPVVATKVGGLVESVAHDVNGLLVPSNNAPALSQAIIEVLSDDHLATQYGQAGQARFREMFDNTRNVIRHEEIYSEVIRRVMKREVATAKVGSVLPTSPILSRKITTVT